ATCACCACTATAAATAGTATGAAGGCGATTTCTGCTCCGCTAATAAATAAAAATGTTGCTAGTTGTATCACGTGGCAAATATAGTAACTTGTTTTATTAGTTTAAACATTTTTTAATTTGTTTAACTCAATTTTCAATTTAAAACAAAAAAAAGCCGACTTTTTCAAGTCGGCTATAGTAAAGAATTCAATTGCTATCAATCAGCCCTTTACTTTTTCTTTAAATTTACTAAATGCAGTAGCATCATCTTTTGGCCACGCATTGTTTGTAGTATCCACATCGGCAGTTTCTAAATCTGGATCAATAACAAAACTCGTTATTGCTTTATTAGTTTTAAATACCTTTTTAACTTCAAACTCATTATACCTCCATATTTCAGCAGGATATTTTTTTCTTTCTACAGTGCCATCTTCATAAGTAATTTCTAAAATAATAGGCATTACTAATCCGCCTGGCTTTTCAAAAGTCACTTGGTAAAAATGCTTTGGAGCTTCTTTTAATTTTGCTTTTTCTTCTGGAGATAAAGACTCTAAATATGTATTAAGCTCAGCAAAATCGCTTGCACTTTTAGCATCTTGAGGAATCACACCATCTACAGCTTCAGCATAGTAAATAAAACGTCCTGGGTAATCTGCTAAGTCCATTTTAAAACGTTTAGCTCTTTCTTTAGCATTTTCAGTAGGCTGATCTGTTAAATAGTATTGCTTAACATCTTTAACACCTATATCTGTGTAATCGGTAGTATAAAACCAACCTCTCCAGAACCAATCTAAATCCATTGCAGAAGCATCTTCCATAGATCTAAAAAAATCTGCTGGAGTTGGGTGTTTAAACATCCAACGTTGCGAGTATGTTCTAAATGCGTAATCGAACAATTCTGGTCCCATTATAGTTTGTCTAAGCATATATAAACCTGCAGCAGGCTTTGTATATGCGTTTGGACCAAATTGGTGCACATAATCACCTTGAGACATAATTGGCGAAATATTACTTTGATCGCCACCCATGTAAGGCACAATATCTTTTGGTAAGTTTCCGGTAATATAGTTTGGATCGTAATCTAACTCAGCTAATGTTTCAACAAAAGAATTTAAACCTTCATCCATCCAAGTCCATTGGCGCTCATCACTATTTACAATCATTGGGAAAAAGTTATGCCCAACTTCATGAGTAATTACACCAATCATTCCGCGTTTTAATCTTTCAGAATAAGTTCCATCTTCATTTGGACGTCCGTAGTTAAAACAAATCATTGGGTATTCCATTCCCATTTCTGCATGTACAGAAACCGCTTTACTGTAAGGGTAATCAAAAGTTAACTTAGAGTATTCTTCTAAAGTATTTGCAACTACACGTGTAGAGTGTTCTTCCCATAACGGGTTACCTTCTTTAGAATACAAAGAAATAGCCATTACCGAACGACCATTAATATCTACAGCCATAGCATCCCAAAGGAATTTTCTAGACGTTGCAAAAGCAAAATCTCTAACCTTATCGGCCTTAAAGTGCCATGTTTTTAATTTTGTGCTACGTTGCTTTTCAGCAGCTTCAGCTTCTTCTTGTGTTACAATAAACACAGGATCTTTAAAAGATTTTTTAGCTAACTCAAAACGTTTTATTTGTTCTTTAGTTAAAACATCTTTTGGGTTTTGTAACTCACCTGTCGCTTCCATTTTATGGTCTGCAGGTACGGTTAACTTAACATCGTAATTTCCAAATTCTAAAGCAAATTCACTTCTGCCCCAGAATTGCATATTTTGCCAACCTTCTACATTATTATAAACACATAATCTTGGAAAAAATTGAGCAATAACATAGGTGTTATTTCCATCAGGAAAAGCCTCGTAACCAGAACGTCCGCCTTGAGTAACGTGGTTATTTACATTATACCACCATTTAATTTCAAATTTAAAAGTATCGCCTGGTGCTAATGGTTTTGCCAAGTTAATACGCATCATGGTTTGATTGATAGTATATGATAAATCCGATCCGTTATCGTTTTTTACATGTTCTATATTAAATCCACCATCAAACGTTTCTTGTAGATTACTTTTTGTAAAAGCTTGCGCACTATTAAAAGGTGTTCTAAAACTCTCCTCTTTCACATCTGGAGTTTTTGAATCTTTAGCTCGCATGTTTTGGTCGAGCTGAATCCATAAATATTGTAAGTGATCTTTTGAGTTGTTGTGGTACGTTATTTTTTCGTCACCAAAAATCTGACTCGTATTTTCGTCTAAACGAATATCCATTACATAGTCAACTTGTTGTTGGGTGTACTTGTAGCCCGGCGCACCAGAGGCTGTTCTAGTTTCGTTGGGCGTTGCCAACAAATCTTTCATTTGCCTAAACTTGTTTTGATCGGTATGACCTTGCGGTTTAGCGCTTGTGGGTTCTTGAGCGAAAAGGCTCGTGGAAATAAAAATTACAGATAGGAAACAATACTTCAGGATTCTCATTTTAGCTATAAATAGATTTAACAAATTTTCGGTTTTTAGAGCTAATATGTTTACTTATTAGAACTAAAAACGCTCGAAAATAATAAATCTAGAAGTTAATTAACAGTAAATTAATTAAAATTTAACAGCGCAGAGTTATTTTTAGTGGTTAGTATAAAGCTTTTCTGTTTGGAGTTTATTTTGGTTTTAACAATGTTTTGCTGATCTGGGCAAACAGCAAAAAGCATTTCATTAAACACCTCTAACGATTTAACATTTTGAATACCAACAACTTCCAAGTAAAACCGTACAATATCACCATCATATTCTTTACCCACAAATTGAAGTGTAGCAGGTTGTTTATTTATAGAAAGCTTTAAATTGGTATTAATATATTTTTCTAGGTAAGCATTTGTGGCTTCAGTATCATTATTTTCATCTAAAGTGATGTTTTCATCATAACTATGACGCAATGCTTTTTCTAAATCGTCAATAAAAACTCTAGAAATTATCTGAACCGACTTTTTATCCTTCACATATTCAACCTGCGTAACACTAATGTAATATTTATGAATGCTTGTAAATGAAAAAAAGCTAAATGCTAAAAGGAGTAAAACTATTTTGAAACGATTCATTAATCTATTATTTTTTGCTAAAGTAATTATTTTAGAAGTTCAAAAAGCATTCCAAAATATAAGTTCTTTTTTAAAACCGAAATATACACCCTTAATTCACAAAGAAATCTAAGGCTTTAAATTTTCTAAATACTGCTTATATTTCATTCTTAAAAACACAAGCACTTTAAAATCGCTCTGGTTTTTACAGTATTTTATAAAATTGGTATCATCGGAACAGAAATAGAAAAAATCCATTTGCTTATCTTCATCTAGCGGGTTCGATGCAAAAAAATCTTTTCCTAAACGACTTTTAATACTGTGCATTAAGCCATCTTTCTGCTCAATTTTCACGCGGCGTTTAAGCATTTTGGTTCGGCCCGAAATGGCATTTATAATGGGCGTAAAACCTATAGAAGCACCAAGGCCATAACCAGAACTTCCCAATCCAGGATTAAAACTAGAAGCCTCACTTAGCTGTCTTTCATTTATAGTAGCAATTTTACCCGTGTATCCCGGGATGCCCACATCGAAGAAATTAAGAGGTCTATCGCCTTTCGTATTTTTAATATCCGAAAGTAAATCGCCTGTTAGTATTTTACCAACAATAACGGTATCGAGCTGATTAACCTGCTCGTTTAGCTTTACCAAAACCGCTTTATTAAGCACCGTTTCGTTAGAAACTACAATTTCTTGTAACTTATACCGAATAGACGTAAACACAATAGTATCATGCAAACGCACCGGTAATTTAAACTCACCATGGGCATCGGTAACGGTATAAGCCTGTCCTGTTTTATTAATAACGTGTATGTTTTCCACATCACTTACGCCGGTAACCTTACCCAGAATTTCAACCGTTTGTCCATAAAAATTTAAAGACGCTAAAAAGAATAAAAATAGTAGTTTTTGTTTCACACTTTAATTTTAGAACTACGAATAACGACGATAATTTCTTAAAGAAATTACAAAACGCATCTAATATTTTGTTAAAGCTAACAACTCCTAGCCTTCTATTTAGTCTTTAAAAAAGCAACACTTCTAGTATTAAGCAACTCCAAGAACTCCATTTCTTTACCTTCGTTCAGTAAACTAAAATCAAAATTATTACGTTCCACATAATGTATAAACTCTTCCACGCGGTGTTCAGGAATATCAAAATTATCCATTAAAAACTCCGAACCAAAATAATACTTAACCGCCTCGATAGGTACTTCCGGAATTCCTTTTGCTTCTTTATCCTTAACCTTCGATCTAAATAATGGTAGTAACAATTGGTCTACAACATTTATCACATTCAGTCCGTTTACCATCGGCATATGTTCTCTACCAATAGCATCATTAACCGTTTGCGTGCTATAATCTTGAGCAAACTCAAATTCATCTTTATGTTTTATACCATAGTAAAGCGCATCCAACTTAGGCGAGAACGGCTTAGCCACTTCCATATCTTCAGCTAAAACACCCGTAAGTTTTTGTGGTAGCAGTATAATTTCGTCCAGCTTATTAATTTCCATAATTAAAAACACCTTCATACTCTTAGAACCCACAATATCTTCATTCACCGTAAATTTAATGTTTTGAAATTGCAAAGCACTCACCTCAATAATATCATTAAGGCGCACCGCAAGAGTAAACTCACCACGATCGTCGGTAACCGTCCCTATATTAGACGATGCATTAAAAACGGTAATACCACCAAGCTCGCTACTTTCAACAATAATTTTCCCTTCAACGTTAAACCGCTGAAAATCTTGCGAAAAAGCAAAACCACTTATTAAACAAACCAGTAAAAGTATTTTAAATCTCATATATTCTTTTTTATTAAAAATACGTTTTAATCGAGTCTTCGTCAAGTAAAACAAAAAAAAATACGTTAAAAAAATAAATTTATTTAGTTTTACCCTCTAAAGAAAAACATCATGCAACAAATTACCATTGCCAGCACCTCTACCCTACACGGTTCGGGATATTTAGAATACCTACTCGATTACCTCAGCGTATTTTTTAAAAATGCCGATACCATTCTATTTATACCCTACGCTAGGCCAGGTGGCATAAGTCATGATGCTTATACAGAAACCGTACAAAAAGCATTCGCTAAAATCGATAAAAGCATTACCGGAATCCATAAACACAGTAATCCTGTTGAAGCCGTAGCACAAGCAGAAGCCATTTTTGTAGGTGGCGGCAACACCTTTGTACTTACTAACCAATTGTACAAAAACAACCTCATCGATGCTATACAACAAGTCGTTAAAACCGGAACGCCATATTTAGGCACCAGTGCAGGTAGTAACATTTGCGGACTCACCATAAAAAACACCAACGATATGCCCATAGTATATCCCCCAAGTTTCAATGCATTAGCCTTGGTACCCTTCAATATCAATCCGCATTATTTAGACCCATTGCCAGATAGCAAACACATGGGCGAAACCAGAGAAACTCGCATAAAAGAATTCCACAATTTTAACACCAACCCTGTAGTAGGCCTACGAGAAGGCAGTTGGTTGGCCGTTTCAGGTAAATCTATAAAGTTAAATGGCGAACTACCCGCACGTATTTTCGAGTACAACAAAGCACCTTACGAGGTCGCGCCAGACACCCAATTAAATCATTTAAAATAAAAAGAGTAACATATTAAAATTCAGAATACAATTTTGGGCGGGTTTTTAAGAAAAATAAAAACCGCGCTATCCGTTATATCTTTTTACGAGGAAAAATTAGGCTTATCAAATCAGCTAGAGCATAAACAAAACACCTGCTATTTTAAGCCAATTTAATAAATCGTAAAAAGGATGCCACTGCTATCGCTCCCGCAATAATCCGCCATCACCATGATCTATCGTAAAATAAAGTGTACTTACTAAGTTCAGTGAAAAAATAAAAGATGTGCTTAGTTCAATTTATAAGCAAGCATCACACCACCTCTATACGGCAACCATTCTCCACTCTTATTATAGCGCACTGCACCATCTACACGATCACCAGAAGCTTTATTGTATCCTTTATAAAAAGCCTGATGCGTACCACCACCAAGAAAAATATCAATATTAAACCGATCACTTAAGCGTTTCTGTATCCCTATGGTTGCTCCTGCGGTATATCCAAAACCTTGTTCGTAACCAGTGTTTCCTCTAAAAAACTTCGATAATTTAAAGGTTGTACCAGCAATATGCCCACCCACATAAAAACCTTTAAAGCGTTCCTTAAAGTAATAACGAAATTCTGGAGTCACAATCAAAAACTGCAACGGCGCACCATCTACAGAATTCCAAAAAGAAGCAATTGCATCTATTTGAAAGGTCCACTTTTTACTCAAGCCCGTTTCAAGGCCAATATGTGGCATAGCCGCCAAAAGTGTTACCGCATTTCCTTTTAAATAAGTGCCTTTAGAATCAGACGCTATTTCAACATCATTTTGAGCATTCATTTTAAAGAAACCAAAGACTAAAACAACAACAAAAACACAGGCTTTATAATTCATAATTTATTTGTTTTTAAACATTTTCGAGTTAAAACTAAGCAAAATCTTTATAATATCACTTACTACAATTTTAATGTAAACTAAAAGTTAATTCTTACATAAAAGCAACAAATACACTCACAATTACGAAGTTGACAATTTCAAGCAATAATTCTTAACGATTTCGCAGACAACACTTCAAAAACTGCTTATTTCACAAGGGTTCACAGCGTTTTTCACAAACCTACAACCAGTGAGAAAAACCTCCAAAAACACCTATAAAATCGACGAAACGCACGCTTTTTTCTTTTAAAAACACAGCGCTTTGTCTTTAACCGATTTTAATGAGGTGTTGGGCGAAATGTAAAAATGTAGCCTTTTTATTCAAGAAAACATTTCTAATTTAGCAGTGTTAAAACATTACTGATTAATAGCTACGTATTTGTTTAACAGTTAAAGGTGAATTTAGTTTTTTAAACCCCTATTTAAAAAGCAGATCGATAGCCGTTGAACAATTGAAATTTTAAATGCTAATCTGTGTTTTTGACATCTACTTTCAAATGTGGGTATCTCATCCCATTTTAGCACGAAAATGAATTTAATGATAGGTTAAATAGCACCCTTAATCCAGGTGTCCTTATAGTCTATTCAAAATATTTAAAACCGCCCTCAAGGGATATTTATTAATTAAATCCAATTTATTATGAAAAAAAGTAAATTAATTTCATTAGTGTGTTTATCGTTAACTGTGTCGTACATGTTTTTAACCCTATTAAGCTACGTCTTAGTAAACTAAAAACAACCGCACATTGGGGTCTTTACAGTTAGCATCCACTCGTTTTAGTCGGTAACCCGGCTATTAATTAAATTTGAAGAAATGATCTGGAATGTTATCTATGTAAAGCCAAGAACCGAGAAAAAAGTGGAAGCCGCATTGTTAAAAATGGGGATTAAAGCTTACTGTCCTGTAGTTACAGAAATCCACCAATGGTCCGATAGAAAAAAAAAGGTAGAAGTGCCTTTACTTAAATCCTACGTTTTTGTTCAATTAAACGATAACGAGCGCGATTTAGTTTTTCAAGTGGCCAATGTGGTACGTTACCTCTTCTGGTTGGGTAAACCGGCTATTGTAAGAGATAACGAAATAACAATAATGCAGAACTGGCTAGTTGCTCAAAACACGACGTTTACCGTAGAGAGCATCCAACCCGGAGACCGCATTGCAATAAAAACCGGACCTTTTAAAGGAGAGAAAGGTCTTGTTAAAGAAATAAGCAAAAATAGAATCCAATTATTACTTTTGGATTTAGAAATGAAAATTACTTTAAACAGGGAATAACCTTGTTTAAAGTATTTTTTTTTGAATAATACTGGGGCCGTAATGGGACTCAGGAGGCGGAGCCGTGTAAAACGGCCATTAAAACAGAATACAAATCAACTTTATAAATTACAAAAAGTAGAAACTTATTAAATCATGGCAAACAAAGTAGCGTTCATAACAGGAGTAACAGGTCAAGATGGTGCATATTTAAGCGAATTTTTATTAAAAAAGGGCTATACAGTCCATGGCTTAAAACGTCGATCTTCATTATTCAATACCGATAGAATCGATCACCTTTACCAAGATCCACATGTAGAAGAACGTAATTTTATTTTGCATTATGGTGATATGACGGATAGTACTAACCTAATCCGTTTAATTAAAGAAATTCAACCCGACGAAATTTACAACTTGGCCGCTATGAGTCACGTACATGTATCTTTCGAAATCCCGGAATACACCGCTAATGCCGATGGTATTGGAACGCTTAGAATTTTAGATGCTGTAAGATTATTAGGTTTAGAAAAGAAAACCAGAATTTATCAAGCGTCTACATCAGAATTATACGGTAAAGTTCAAGAAGTACCACAATCGGAAACGACACCATTCTACCCACGTTCGCCTTATGCTGTTGCAAAAATGTACGCTTACTGGATTACTGTAAACTATAGAGAAGCTTACGGCATGTATGCTTGTAATGGTATTTTATTTAATCACGAGTCGCCTATTAGAGGAGAAACTTTTGTAACACGTAAAATTACGAGAGCAACATCAAGAATTGCTTTAGGCTTACAAGATAAATTCTATTTAGGAAATTTAGATGCTAAACGTGATTGGGGCCATGCTAAAGATTATGTACGCATGATGTGGATGATTCTTCAAGCTGAAGAAGCTGAAGATTGGGTAATCGCTACCGGAAAAACAACCACCGTTAGAGACTTTGTAACCTTAAGTTTTGCAGAAGTTGGTATTACTTTAGAATTTAAAGGCGAAGGTGTTAACGAAAAAGGATATGTAAAATCTTGTTCTAACGAAAAATACCAAATCGAAATTGGTAAAGAAGTCTTAGCTGTAGACCCTAAATATTTCAGACCAACAGAAGTAGAACTATTAATAGGAGATGCTACTAAAGCAAACACAAAACTAGGATGGGAATGTCAATACGAACTTGCCGACTTAGTAAAAGATATGATGCAAAGTGATTTACACCTAATGCAAAAAGATTGCTATTTAAAAGAAGGCAACTACCAAACCTTAAATTATTTTGAATAGTATGGACAAACAATCTAAAATATATATAGCCGGTCATAGAGGTATGGTCGGCTCTGCTATTTGGCGTGCTTTAGAAGCTTCGGGCTACAATAACCTTGTGGGCCAAACCAGCGCAGAACTCGATTTGCGTAACCAAAGCGCTGTAAACACCTTTATAGAAACCACTAAGCCAGACGTTATTATAGATGCAGCTGCAAAAGTGGGTGGTATTTTAGCAAATAGCGAATACCAGTTTGAGTTTTTGTTAGAGAACATGCAAATTCAGAATAACCTGATTGATGCCGCTCACAAACAAAACATTTCAAAATTCATCTTTTTAGGTAGTTCTTGTATCTATCCTAAACTGGCTACCCAACCTTTAAAGGAAGAATATTTACTAACAGGTCCACTAGAACCTACAAACGATGGTTATGCCATTGCTAAAATTTCTGGGGTACGTTTATGCAAAGCCATTCGCGACCAATATCAAAAAGATTTTGTAAGCTTAATGCCTACTAATTTATATGGTCCGCATGATAATTTCGATTTAAAATCATCGCATGTATTACCAGCCATGATTCGTAAATTCCACGAAGCCAAACTTAACAATAACGCTACCGTAACCCTTTGGGGCAGCGGATCGCCAATGCGTGAGTTTCTTCATGTGGAAGATATGGCACAGGCCGTAGTTTTTGCTTTAAAAAACAAATTGCCTGAGCATTTATACAACGTAGGTACAGGTACCGATGTTACTATTAAAAATTTAGCCGAAACCGTACAACGTATTGTAGGCCATGAAGGTGCTATTGTTTGGGACGATACTAAACCCGATGGTACACCAAGAAAACTTATGGATGTTTCTAAAATGAAAACCTTAGGTTGGCAAGCCACAACACCTTTAGATCAAGGTATAGAAAACACCTATAATTGGTTTCTATCTAATGAAGCTTCTTATAAACAAGTAAAATTATAAATCAACAACACATACATCATGCTCGCGACACTAGAAAACACATCTGCCACTATTTTAAAACCTAAAAAAATCACATCAATTTGTTGTATTGGTGCAGGTTATGTAGGCGGACCAACGATGGCCGTAATGGCTCAAAAAAACCCAGACATTAAAGTAACCGTAGTCGATTTAAACCAACAACGTATTGCCGATTGGAACGATAGTGATTTATCTAAATTACCCATTTTTGAACCCGGTTTAGATCAAGTGGTTGCAGAAGCTAGAGGACGCAACTTGTTTTTCTCTACCAATGTTGATGATGCTATTCGCGAAGCGGACATGATTTTTATTTCGGTAAACACACCAACCAAAACCTATGGTTCTGGAAAAGGTATGGCAGCCGATTTAAAATATATTGAATTGTGTGCCAGACAAATTGCACAAATTGCAACTACCGATAAAATTGTAGTCGAAAAATCGACTTTACCCGTAAAAACAGCACAGGCCATAAAATCTATTTTAGACCATACGGGCAACGGTGTTAAATTTCAAATATTATCAAATCCTGAGTTTTTAGCCGAAGGAACCGCCATGACGGATTTAGCATCTCCTGATCGTGTGTTAATAGGTGGCGATCAAACCCCAGAGGGTTTACAAGCCATTCAATCTTTGGTTGATGTCTATGCCACTTGGGTACCAAAAGCACAAATTTTAACCACTAACATCTGGTCATCAGAGCTTTCTAAATTAGTAGCCAACGCCTTTTTAGCACAACGTGTATCGTCTATTAACGCCATTTCCGAGCTTTGCGAAGCTACAGAAGCTAATGTGGAAGAAGTGGCTAGAGCTATTGGTATGGACTCGCGTATTGGTCCTAAATTCTTAAAAGCCTCTGTGGGCTTTGGAGGCTCTTGTTTCCAAAAAGATATTTTAAACCTCGTATATATTTCTAAATCTTTAGGCTTAAATGAAGTGGCCGATTACTGGGAGCAGGTTATTATCATGAATAACCACCAACGCGATCGTTTTGCAAACAATATTGTATCTACACTTTACAATACGGTTTCTGGTAAAAAAATAGCGTTTTTAGGTTGGGCCTTTAAAAAAGACACCAACGATACCCGCGAATCTGCTGCCATTTACGTCGCCGATAAATTGATTGACGAGCAAGCGCAAATTAGCGTTTACGATCCTAAAGTAACCGCCGTACAAATGCAAGCCGATTTAAATTATTTAAATACCAGATCGGAAGCTGAAAACGAAAACTTCGTAAAAACAGAAACCGATGCATACAAAGCTTTAGAAGGTGCTCACGCTATTGCTGTGCTTACAGAATGGGATGAGTTTAAAACTTACAACTGGCAACGTATTTACGACAGCATGAGTAAGCCTGCTTTTGTTTTTGATGGTCGAAATGTTTTGGATAAAACGGGTTTAGAAGCTATTGGGTTTAGAGTACAATCAATAGGTAAATAGTTACACTTCAATAAAACCTTCTTTTGAATAAAAATATTAAATACTGGTTTAATTTAATAGCTATTACAGGCTCTAGCCAGTTAATTATACAAGTCGTTGCTTTAGCTATTGGTTTTTTAATTATTAGAACTCTACCTGTTACTGAATATGCAATTTACACACTTGCCAATTCAATGCTTGCTACCATGACACTTTTGACCGATGGAGGGATTGCTACAGGTGTTTTATCAGAAGGAGGGAAGGTGTGGAAAAACAAAAAAGGTTTAGGTGCTATTGCTAAAACGGGCTTAAATTTAAGAAAGAAGTTTGCTCGATATAGTTTAGCTTTTGCAATACCTATCTCAATTATTCTATTAATTTATAATAATGTAAGTATACTTATGTCAATTGTTGTTATTATATCAATAATACCGGCTTTTAGTGCTAATTTATCCGATTCTATTTTACAAATCCCTATACAATTAAATCAAGAAATTAAAGGTTTACAAAAAAACCAACTTGAAGTTAGTATTATAAGGTTAATACTAACTGTAATAGTAATGTTAATTTTCCCTTATGCTTTCCTAATCCTTTTAGCCTATGGTATTCCAAGAATTTATGGGAATTATAAATTAAAAAAAATCACTACCAATTTTGCAGATTTATCGCAACCCGAAGAATCTAGTATAAAAGAAAGTATTTTAAAAACCGTAAAAAGAAGACTCCCAGAAATGATATTTTACTGCATCTCTGGACAATTAACAATATGGTTAATTTCTATATATGGTAAAACAGCAGATATCGCTAGTTTAGGAGCAATCAGTAGGTTTTCAATAATGCTTAATTTTACAGCAATACTCTTTACAACCTTAATTATTCCAAGATTTGCAAGAACTTATAAGCAAGGCAAAGCATTACTCAAAAAGTACCTATTAATATTACTTTTAAGCTTCACAATAGCCATTTTATTTATTGGAGTTGTATTTATACTTAAAGATCAATTGCTTTGGATTTTAGGAGACAATTACAATGATTTAAAAATGGAATTGACTTTATCAGCACTGAGTGGAGCTCTACTTTTTGTACAAGGGATAGTATTACATTTAAACAATTCAAAAAATTTGATAATTAACCCTTATTTATATATCGTTATATCTATCATCGTTACTTTTATATCCTTTTTAATAAATGATCTTTCAACAGTAAGTGGCGTCATTCTATTCAGTATACTGATAACTATAATACAGTTAATTACGCTATTCATTTATGGTCTATTAAAAATCAGTAAATAACGCCCATATTGATTCCGTTTTATACACTATCACATTTTATTACGTTTATTTTAATAATGCTTAAAAAAATAGTTTTCACCATTCTCAAATCTATATTGCGATTAGACTCAGTAATTACACGAATAGATTCGTTTAAAACTCGAAAATTGTAGCTTTGACTTATCAAGAAAATAAGGGCCTCATAAAAAAACCACACCTATGAAATTAATCTTTACCATATTCTTCAAACTTCATATGCTTGTAAAGCAGTCATTAGGTCTAATGAGAATTATATATTTAAGAGCACAGGGAGCAACAATTGATTTTAGCACCTCATTAGCCAAAATCAATTATTTTTGGCCACACAAAATTTTTATTGGTAAAAACTGTATCATTGAACAAAATGTATTTTTTAAGTTTGACGGCATTTTTTCCGAAGGAAAATCTATTATAATTAATAACAATGTATTTATTGGTTTTAATTACGAATTCAATATAAATAATAAGTTAGAAATTGGTTCGAATTCTTTAATAGGCTCAGGTTCTAAATTTATAGATCATGACCACGGCATGTCAAAAAACAGCTTAATGAAGGATCAACCTTGCCCGTCCGCTACTATTAAATTAGAAGAAGATGTTTGGCTCGGTTGCAATGTGGTTGTTTTAAAAGGCGTACATATTGGCCAGGGTTCTATTGTTGCTGCTGGTTCCGTTGTAAACAAAAGCATCCCTGAATATGAAATATGGGGTGGTATTCCTGCGAAAAAAATTAAAAATAGAGACTAAGCATTGATTCCTCAAAAAAAAATACTGTTCATAACCAACAATTTTCCGCCAATTTCAGATGGTGTTGGTGACTATACTTATAAGCTCACTCAAAATCTAGTAAGGCAAGGTTTTGACGTTTCTATATTATGTTCTAAAAAAACGGATATAATAAATAGTAAAGAAAAATTTAGTTTAGAAAATATAACAGTGCTCCCCATTGTTAAAACATGGGATTCTAAAG
The window above is part of the Algibacter sp. L3A6 genome. Proteins encoded here:
- a CDS encoding M1 family metallopeptidase, with product MRILKYCFLSVIFISTSLFAQEPTSAKPQGHTDQNKFRQMKDLLATPNETRTASGAPGYKYTQQQVDYVMDIRLDENTSQIFGDEKITYHNNSKDHLQYLWIQLDQNMRAKDSKTPDVKEESFRTPFNSAQAFTKSNLQETFDGGFNIEHVKNDNGSDLSYTINQTMMRINLAKPLAPGDTFKFEIKWWYNVNNHVTQGGRSGYEAFPDGNNTYVIAQFFPRLCVYNNVEGWQNMQFWGRSEFALEFGNYDVKLTVPADHKMEATGELQNPKDVLTKEQIKRFELAKKSFKDPVFIVTQEEAEAAEKQRSTKLKTWHFKADKVRDFAFATSRKFLWDAMAVDINGRSVMAISLYSKEGNPLWEEHSTRVVANTLEEYSKLTFDYPYSKAVSVHAEMGMEYPMICFNYGRPNEDGTYSERLKRGMIGVITHEVGHNFFPMIVNSDERQWTWMDEGLNSFVETLAELDYDPNYITGNLPKDIVPYMGGDQSNISPIMSQGDYVHQFGPNAYTKPAAGLYMLRQTIMGPELFDYAFRTYSQRWMFKHPTPADFFRSMEDASAMDLDWFWRGWFYTTDYTDIGVKDVKQYYLTDQPTENAKERAKRFKMDLADYPGRFIYYAEAVDGVIPQDAKSASDFAELNTYLESLSPEEKAKLKEAPKHFYQVTFEKPGGLVMPIILEITYEDGTVERKKYPAEIWRYNEFEVKKVFKTNKAITSFVIDPDLETADVDTTNNAWPKDDATAFSKFKEKVKG
- a CDS encoding DUF3575 domain-containing protein is translated as MNYKACVFVVVLVFGFFKMNAQNDVEIASDSKGTYLKGNAVTLLAAMPHIGLETGLSKKWTFQIDAIASFWNSVDGAPLQFLIVTPEFRYYFKERFKGFYVGGHIAGTTFKLSKFFRGNTGYEQGFGYTAGATIGIQKRLSDRFNIDIFLGGGTHQAFYKGYNKASGDRVDGAVRYNKSGEWLPYRGGVMLAYKLN
- the pepE gene encoding dipeptidase PepE, with product MQQITIASTSTLHGSGYLEYLLDYLSVFFKNADTILFIPYARPGGISHDAYTETVQKAFAKIDKSITGIHKHSNPVEAVAQAEAIFVGGGNTFVLTNQLYKNNLIDAIQQVVKTGTPYLGTSAGSNICGLTIKNTNDMPIVYPPSFNALALVPFNINPHYLDPLPDSKHMGETRETRIKEFHNFNTNPVVGLREGSWLAVSGKSIKLNGELPARIFEYNKAPYEVAPDTQLNHLK
- the gmd gene encoding GDP-mannose 4,6-dehydratase, coding for MANKVAFITGVTGQDGAYLSEFLLKKGYTVHGLKRRSSLFNTDRIDHLYQDPHVEERNFILHYGDMTDSTNLIRLIKEIQPDEIYNLAAMSHVHVSFEIPEYTANADGIGTLRILDAVRLLGLEKKTRIYQASTSELYGKVQEVPQSETTPFYPRSPYAVAKMYAYWITVNYREAYGMYACNGILFNHESPIRGETFVTRKITRATSRIALGLQDKFYLGNLDAKRDWGHAKDYVRMMWMILQAEEAEDWVIATGKTTTVRDFVTLSFAEVGITLEFKGEGVNEKGYVKSCSNEKYQIEIGKEVLAVDPKYFRPTEVELLIGDATKANTKLGWECQYELADLVKDMMQSDLHLMQKDCYLKEGNYQTLNYFE
- a CDS encoding UpxY family transcription antiterminator, with the translated sequence MIWNVIYVKPRTEKKVEAALLKMGIKAYCPVVTEIHQWSDRKKKVEVPLLKSYVFVQLNDNERDLVFQVANVVRYLFWLGKPAIVRDNEITIMQNWLVAQNTTFTVESIQPGDRIAIKTGPFKGEKGLVKEISKNRIQLLLLDLEMKITLNRE
- a CDS encoding DUF6702 family protein, which translates into the protein MNRFKIVLLLLAFSFFSFTSIHKYYISVTQVEYVKDKKSVQIISRVFIDDLEKALRHSYDENITLDENNDTEATNAYLEKYINTNLKLSINKQPATLQFVGKEYDGDIVRFYLEVVGIQNVKSLEVFNEMLFAVCPDQQNIVKTKINSKQKSFILTTKNNSALLNFN